Proteins co-encoded in one Ictalurus punctatus breed USDA103 chromosome 18, Coco_2.0, whole genome shotgun sequence genomic window:
- the LOC108279237 gene encoding uncharacterized protein LOC108279237 isoform X2: MAESRKTSSEMTDAQLIQQLALLGWLNTDSVECKQFLTAVTGMQLAREVLNRLSGQGKVDAYRGRAGSRVCPERLHPECGGFREEEPQSL, encoded by the exons atggcggaGTCGAGAAAGACAAGCAGCGAGATGACAGACGCTCAGTTAATTCAGCAG TTAGCGCTGCTCGGCTGGCTGAACACCGACAGTGTGGAGTGTAAACAGTTCCTCACAGCCGTTACTGGCATGCAGCTGGCCCGAGAAGTCCTTAATCGATTATCAGGTCAAGGAAAAGTGGACGCTTACAGG ggtcgtgcTGGATCCAGAGTCTGTCCAG AACGATTGCATCCAGAGTGTGGCGGATTTCGTGAGGAGGAACCCCAGAGCCTCTGA
- the LOC108279237 gene encoding uncharacterized protein LOC108279237 isoform X1 — MAESRKTSSEMTDAQLIQQLALLGWLNTDSVECKQFLTAVTGMQLAREVLNRLSGQGKVDAYRNDCIQSVADFVRRNPRASDRELNAEVKKNVLLFASRVQALDSSPLF, encoded by the exons atggcggaGTCGAGAAAGACAAGCAGCGAGATGACAGACGCTCAGTTAATTCAGCAG TTAGCGCTGCTCGGCTGGCTGAACACCGACAGTGTGGAGTGTAAACAGTTCCTCACAGCCGTTACTGGCATGCAGCTGGCCCGAGAAGTCCTTAATCGATTATCAGGTCAAGGAAAAGTGGACGCTTACAGG AACGATTGCATCCAGAGTGTGGCGGATTTCGTGAGGAGGAACCCCAGAGCCTCTGATCGGGAGCTGAACGCCGAGGTGAAGAAGAACGTGCTTCTCTTCGCCTCTAGAGTGCAGGCTTTAGACTCCTCACCTCTCTTCTGA